The DNA window GACCCTGTACCGCGAGTACAAGAAGTTTGGAGACTTCAGTGTGCGACTGGCTCATGATCTGGATGAAAGGGTGGCCTATGTCTGCTTCCGGACTCCGGAGGATGCGCGCGAGGCCAAGCACCACAAGCCGCGCCTCATCATCTACGACAAAATGGCCATAGTGGAGCCGGTGTACAAGTCCACGACTAGACCGGAGTATAGGTAGTGTTTCATCATAAATAATGTAGCTTGTTCCAATAGCCTAACttataattgtaattttatagACCTCGCGGGCACTCCATGTCCCCGCCAGACTACGAGCGCTATCATTACTCTCGATCACCCATGGGCCCGGGGGCTCCTCTGGATCACCGCCGGCCCCCGCTTGATCCCTATGATCGCTACGGTCCTCCCCATATGCATCCGCATGCTGTACATCCACGGGATTACCGGCCAATGCACCACGACTATCCACATCCGCCACGCGGTCCACCTCTACATCGCGGCGGCCATCCGCATCACCTCCATGGTCACGCTCCACCCCATCAGTATGCTCCAATGAGGCCGCTAGCACCGCGTCCACATGCTCCTTACGAAAAGCCAGAAAGCAAAAAGGACAAGTTCCCCAACTACTTGCACCACGTGCAGCCCGAGGATGATCCCCTTTCCACGCGGACTCTGTTTGCGGGAAATCTAGAGGTGACCATTGCCGACGACGAGTTGCGTCGTATATTCGGAAAGTATGGAGTGGTGGATGATATCGACATCAAGCGTCCACCGCCTGGCACGGGCAACGCCTTCGCTTTTGTCCGCTACCAGAATCTGGATATGGCTCACCGGGCGAAGATCGAGCTTTCCGGCCAGTACATTGGCAAGTTCCAGTGCAAGATCGGATACGGCAAGGTGACTCCGGCAACTCGAATGTGGATTGGAGGCTTGGGCGGTTGGACCTCAGTCACCCAACTGGAGCGCGAGTTCGATCGTTTCGGCGCGATCAAGAAGATCGAGTACCAAAAGGGCGAGCCGTACGCTTACATTCAGTATGAGACGGTGGAGGCGGCCACGGCGGCGGTGAAAGAGATGCGAGGATTTCCACTGGGCGGACCGGAGCGTCGTCTTCGCACGGACTTCGCTGAACTACCGGGCGCCACACCGGCACCACCATTTAAGGGCTCCAAGCCGCCATATGACGAAAGTGCGTTGGAGTACCGGCGTCCGGAATATGATCCGTACTACGAGGAGTCGGCGTCCTACGCACCGCGAGGGGGTTACTCTCCGTATCCACCCAGGGGTGGTTACCGTGGACGTGGTGGCTATCGCGGAAGGGGACGCGGCATGTATCACTATCACAACGATGTTCATAGGCCGCCGCATCCTGGATCCTTGGGTGGGTCCTCGTCGTCGGTGCCGCCTCCTGGAGGAGTGGATGATGAGTGGCGACGCCCACCTGGAGAATCCTACGACAGGGGAGCGCGCTCCAGCTCTCGAGAGCCTGGCGTGGAGCGTTCTCGGTCCAGATCGCCTTTGAAGCGGGCTCGCTCTCCCGGATCCGATTCCGACACTTCGACTCGCCGCAACGACGCCCTTGGATCGGCCAGTACGGTGCCGGAGGTGGCTCGCAAGTGCAGTACGGTGTGGACCGGAGCTCTGATCCTTAAGAGCTCTCTGTTTCCAGCCAAATTTCATTTGACGGACGGCGATACGGATATCGTCGAGTCGCTGATGCGCGACGAGGAGGGCAAGCACAACCTACGTATCACACAGCGATTGCGCTTGGATCCGCCAAAGCTGGATGATGTGCAAAAGCGAATTGCATCATCGTCGTCGCACGCCATCTTCATGGGCTTGGCTGGGTCCACGATTGACACCAATTGCGACGATGCCAGCGTGCAGACGCGTCCGCTGAGAAACCTGGTCTCTTACCTAAAGCAGAAGGAGGCGGCTGGCGTCATATCTCTGCTAAACAAGGAGACGGAGGCCACCGGTGTGCTGTACGCTTTTCCCCCCTGCGACTTCTCCACAGAGCTTCTGAAGCGCACATGCCATAGTCTGACAGAGGAGGGTCTGAAGGAGGACCACCTGGTCATAGTGGTTGTGCGCGGTGGAACGGCCTAAGGTGGAGCAGAAGCGGTGGGGAGGAGAGGCGGGTGCTGGACAAACTGGAGGTAATGACTAGCCACAGTGCTCAAGAAGAGGGTCCACCCCACATAACTATAACATAGCAGTCGTAGTCGTATCTTAGATGGCCTGGCCCCTCGAAAGGAGGAGGACAAAGAGGGTCACATACACGCATGGGTCGTGTATGCTCATCCTCCAAgcaccgcacacacacacatagacACACATGATGCACACATCCAGAGACATGAGCAGAACCGAGGAGATATCACCCACACCTCATGACCCCTAACCCCTAGCGTATTGATTAACCATTAATTAACCTTCTTTTGCAGACAGGATCTCTCTTTATGGTTTCATTTCAAGTTCTCGATGTGTTAGTGCCAGTGAAGTTCATACATCCTTTTATTATTGTGCTAAAAGTTCAAGAAAGTCGATCAAGATTGTATTTAAAACCAAACCTgcaattttttcaattttattatgttAAAGTGTACAACTGAGAATGAAAAGAACATGAGTAAAAAGATaacattttccaaaaagtcCATTCGAGTGTCCGCTTTTGACCAACAACTAGTGCAAAGTAAT is part of the Drosophila biarmipes strain raj3 chromosome 2R, RU_DBia_V1.1, whole genome shotgun sequence genome and encodes:
- the LOC108029576 gene encoding RNA-binding protein spenito, whose product is MSSHRDGAGADRITIKIHNMKRSASRSPGPAARSSLSRNSRSMGRGYDNGSGVPGDSPERLSPERMRRRLERSPSPRGRYGSPHREPYLRGPPPAERPAAYKVLCVSALPPKAPDEFIEETLYREYKKFGDFSVRLAHDLDERVAYVCFRTPEDAREAKHHKPRLIIYDKMAIVEPVYKSTTRPEYRPRGHSMSPPDYERYHYSRSPMGPGAPLDHRRPPLDPYDRYGPPHMHPHAVHPRDYRPMHHDYPHPPRGPPLHRGGHPHHLHGHAPPHQYAPMRPLAPRPHAPYEKPESKKDKFPNYLHHVQPEDDPLSTRTLFAGNLEVTIADDELRRIFGKYGVVDDIDIKRPPPGTGNAFAFVRYQNLDMAHRAKIELSGQYIGKFQCKIGYGKVTPATRMWIGGLGGWTSVTQLEREFDRFGAIKKIEYQKGEPYAYIQYETVEAATAAVKEMRGFPLGGPERRLRTDFAELPGATPAPPFKGSKPPYDESALEYRRPEYDPYYEESASYAPRGGYSPYPPRGGYRGRGGYRGRGRGMYHYHNDVHRPPHPGSLGGSSSSVPPPGGVDDEWRRPPGESYDRGARSSSREPGVERSRSRSPLKRARSPGSDSDTSTRRNDALGSASTVPEVARKCSTVWTGALILKSSLFPAKFHLTDGDTDIVESLMRDEEGKHNLRITQRLRLDPPKLDDVQKRIASSSSHAIFMGLAGSTIDTNCDDASVQTRPLRNLVSYLKQKEAAGVISLLNKETEATGVLYAFPPCDFSTELLKRTCHSLTEEGLKEDHLVIVVVRGGTA